From a single Stackebrandtia endophytica genomic region:
- a CDS encoding AraC family transcriptional regulator, protein MDTLRNPTDRLGRVLHRLRMRGTFYSRADLGEPWALDMPVIPDSVSFHVLTSGTCWLTVPNIEPVELRTGDLALVPHGAGHQLSSHPDAGPAARVDLLPQEYLNPHYSTLQYGGTGRRSRLICGIVAFDEPAARQLLRQLPAVVLVGGPAIPASTAIRDTLRLMSTELEYLRPGGEAVATRLADILIVQAIRAWLEQDSAAQTGWLRAIQDPRIGGALDAIHSEPGGDWNLERLAQRASMSRSTFAARFHELVGEPPMSYVTRWRMNLAHSRLLDSDVTVAKLAGELGYRSEASFHRAFSRTIGQTPGDVRSGRSA, encoded by the coding sequence GTGGACACCCTGCGGAACCCCACCGACCGCCTCGGCCGAGTGCTGCACCGGCTGCGCATGCGAGGCACCTTCTACTCTCGCGCTGACCTCGGTGAACCGTGGGCGCTGGACATGCCGGTAATACCCGACTCGGTGAGCTTTCACGTCCTCACGTCGGGAACCTGCTGGCTGACCGTGCCCAACATCGAGCCGGTGGAACTGCGCACCGGCGACCTCGCACTGGTTCCGCACGGCGCAGGCCATCAACTGTCAAGCCACCCCGACGCCGGACCGGCGGCACGAGTCGACCTGTTGCCCCAGGAATACCTCAACCCCCACTATTCGACTCTTCAATATGGTGGAACCGGACGACGATCCCGACTGATCTGCGGCATCGTCGCCTTCGACGAGCCCGCCGCGCGCCAGTTGTTGCGGCAACTGCCGGCGGTCGTATTGGTCGGTGGCCCGGCGATCCCCGCATCGACGGCGATCCGCGACACGCTTCGACTCATGTCAACCGAACTGGAGTATCTGCGTCCCGGTGGTGAAGCCGTCGCCACCCGGCTGGCCGACATCCTGATCGTCCAGGCCATCCGTGCCTGGCTGGAGCAGGACAGCGCAGCGCAAACAGGTTGGCTGCGAGCCATCCAGGATCCCCGCATCGGCGGCGCCCTCGACGCCATCCACAGTGAACCCGGTGGTGACTGGAACCTTGAACGACTGGCACAGCGTGCGTCGATGTCCCGATCGACGTTCGCCGCGCGGTTTCATGAACTGGTCGGCGAACCGCCCATGAGCTATGTGACTCGGTGGCGTATGAATCTCGCACATTCGCGGCTGCTCGACAGTGACGTCACGGTCGCCAAACTCGCCGGCGAACTCGGCTATCGCTCCGAAGCCTCCTTTCATCGGGCCTTCAGTCGAACGATCGGCCAGACACCCGGCGATGTTCGCAGCGGACGGTCGGCGTAA
- a CDS encoding glycosyltransferase, which yields MRVLILSPGTRGDVAPATALGAAFVADGHEVSIVANREYERLVTDAGCILRPIDASLAPDPASLEGLSKSAGVRAHLTALRGYMAAAGEVAVSAGKDADVVLVNTISPYGHDIAEGLGVPSATLMLQPAYPSGDYPPVIASNVDFGRLGNRLAGRLAERVPTPYDPVGRRIRAEFGLPPESRRAGQRRRDRAGVPVHHGISPVVLPRPREWPTHLTLDGFWVPRDQDDWTPPSSLVEFIEDGPTPIVVSLGSIDPGPTVVEAVADALRDSGIRAILQGGGFQAVAERFDDSQVRHIGPVPHSWLLPKAAAVVHHAGAGMVSSTLLAGAPSIPMPSHTDQPFWARRLVAIGAATDPIPWRRADGSKLAAAIRHVIADQGLRDAARAAGSAMRKEDSTRPLRTWLQQLSG from the coding sequence ATGCGTGTATTGATCTTGAGTCCGGGCACCCGGGGGGATGTCGCACCCGCGACCGCCCTGGGGGCCGCGTTCGTCGCCGACGGGCACGAGGTCTCGATCGTGGCCAATCGGGAGTATGAACGGTTGGTCACCGATGCAGGCTGCATACTGCGGCCGATCGACGCGTCGCTGGCCCCCGACCCGGCGTCGTTGGAGGGCCTCAGCAAGTCGGCGGGCGTGCGTGCCCACCTCACCGCGCTGCGCGGTTACATGGCTGCGGCGGGGGAGGTCGCGGTGTCCGCGGGTAAGGATGCCGATGTCGTGCTGGTCAACACGATTTCACCGTATGGCCATGACATCGCCGAGGGGCTGGGGGTGCCGTCGGCGACGCTGATGCTTCAGCCGGCCTATCCCAGTGGCGACTACCCGCCGGTCATCGCCAGTAACGTGGACTTCGGGCGACTGGGCAACCGCTTGGCGGGACGTCTCGCCGAACGGGTTCCCACACCATACGATCCGGTCGGCCGGCGGATTCGCGCCGAATTCGGTCTGCCACCGGAAAGTCGTCGCGCCGGTCAGCGCCGTCGTGACCGGGCGGGGGTGCCGGTGCATCACGGCATCAGTCCGGTTGTTCTCCCCCGTCCGCGAGAGTGGCCGACGCACCTGACGCTCGACGGTTTCTGGGTGCCGCGTGACCAGGATGACTGGACCCCGCCTTCGTCGTTGGTCGAGTTCATCGAGGACGGGCCGACTCCGATCGTGGTGTCGCTGGGCAGCATCGACCCCGGTCCGACGGTGGTCGAGGCGGTCGCCGATGCGTTGCGGGACAGCGGAATTCGGGCGATTCTGCAGGGTGGCGGATTCCAGGCGGTTGCCGAGCGGTTCGACGACTCCCAGGTTCGGCACATCGGGCCGGTGCCGCACAGTTGGCTGCTGCCGAAGGCGGCGGCGGTTGTTCACCACGCCGGTGCCGGAATGGTCTCCTCGACATTGTTGGCCGGAGCGCCGTCGATTCCGATGCCCTCCCACACCGATCAGCCGTTCTGGGCTCGACGATTGGTGGCGATCGGGGCGGCAACCGATCCGATCCCGTGGCGTCGTGCCGACGGTTCGAAATTGGCGGCGGCGATTCGTCACGTGATCGCCGATCAGGGACTCCGCGACGCGGCACGCGCGGCGGGAAGTGCAATGCGAAAGGAGGACAGCACCCGTCCACTACGGACCTGGCTGCAACAGTTGTCCGGCTGA
- a CDS encoding TetR/AcrR family transcriptional regulator, whose translation MVHDDSIETDLIWMRHPKVGVGRPASRTRTEVTEAAVRVADRDGLAGLSMRQVAAELGTGPGSLYRYVDNRDDLLDLVADHVAAEYDFSPPSGDWLDDLVDIGLQAREIYRRHPWLPELILTRPVVGPNGAELMEHFLSVVADHPADDDTKLVALAMLNTIVAATARTEAAPADALRSARYLAHVAADGRHPRLAAMRIQSTEADPFPIALRKVLAGLFS comes from the coding sequence ATGGTTCACGACGACTCGATCGAAACCGACCTGATCTGGATGCGCCACCCCAAGGTGGGGGTGGGCCGTCCGGCGTCCCGGACCAGGACGGAGGTCACCGAGGCCGCGGTCCGAGTGGCCGATCGGGACGGCCTGGCCGGGTTGTCCATGCGGCAGGTCGCGGCCGAACTCGGTACCGGTCCCGGTTCGTTGTATCGCTATGTGGACAATCGCGACGACCTGCTCGACCTCGTCGCCGACCATGTCGCCGCCGAGTACGACTTCAGCCCTCCGTCGGGTGACTGGCTCGACGATCTGGTCGACATCGGACTGCAGGCTCGCGAGATCTACCGACGGCACCCGTGGCTGCCCGAGCTGATCCTGACCCGCCCGGTCGTCGGCCCCAACGGTGCCGAATTGATGGAGCACTTCCTGTCCGTGGTCGCCGACCATCCCGCCGACGACGACACCAAACTGGTCGCGCTGGCGATGCTCAACACGATCGTCGCCGCCACCGCGCGGACCGAGGCCGCTCCCGCCGACGCCCTGCGCAGTGCCCGCTACCTCGCCCACGTCGCCGCCGACGGTCGGCATCCACGGCTGGCCGCGATGCGGATTCAATCCACCGAGGCAGACCCGTTCCCCATCGCGCTGCGCAAGGTTCTGGCCGGGCTGTTCAGCTAG
- a CDS encoding class I SAM-dependent methyltransferase: MTKEWTNEAAIRQWNSTASRAALAATADEGDFAKRHLVNEHVFRLLGNVAGQRILDAGCGNGYLSRMLADRGATVVGVEPTDAMVSFARDHEADEPRGVEYIQADLSRPSDLGGFDAVVCSMVLMAVPDWKPAMRTCVAAAKPGGTFVFTLVHPAFEQLAAGWREHGRYRVDRYLEEYELVGPAASDFHRPLSAYLNEVAALGCRIREVVEPGLAPDIVESRPELEYLSRLPNFLLVAVETPPSRHP; encoded by the coding sequence ATGACCAAGGAATGGACGAACGAGGCCGCGATCCGGCAATGGAACTCCACCGCCTCCCGCGCCGCGCTGGCGGCCACCGCCGACGAGGGTGACTTCGCCAAGCGGCACCTCGTGAACGAGCACGTGTTCCGTCTTCTCGGAAACGTCGCGGGGCAACGCATCCTGGACGCCGGTTGCGGCAACGGCTATCTCAGCAGGATGCTCGCCGATCGGGGCGCGACCGTGGTGGGAGTCGAACCGACCGACGCGATGGTGTCGTTCGCCCGTGACCACGAGGCGGATGAGCCCCGGGGTGTCGAATACATCCAGGCCGACCTGTCGCGACCGTCCGATCTGGGCGGGTTCGACGCGGTGGTGTGCAGCATGGTGTTGATGGCCGTACCGGACTGGAAGCCGGCCATGCGGACGTGCGTGGCGGCCGCCAAACCCGGCGGGACCTTCGTGTTCACACTCGTGCACCCCGCTTTCGAACAGTTGGCCGCCGGCTGGCGCGAGCACGGTCGCTACCGGGTGGATCGGTATCTGGAGGAGTATGAGCTCGTCGGTCCGGCCGCGTCGGACTTCCACCGCCCACTGTCGGCCTATCTCAACGAGGTGGCGGCACTGGGATGTCGCATCCGTGAGGTGGTCGAACCCGGCCTGGCTCCCGACATCGTCGAGTCCCGCCCCGAATTGGAGTATTTGAGTCGATTGCCCAATTTCCTGCTGGTCGCCGTCGAAACTCCCCCCTCAAGACACCCGTGA
- a CDS encoding DUF4383 domain-containing protein, which translates to MSNRTNRPGRTAVQWIAIVVGIVFLLVGIAGFTPGLTSDFGEMSFAGHGSHAMLLGLFQVSVLHNIVHLAYGVAGIALSGTVGRARLFLVGGGVIYLALWLYGLVIDLGTAANFVPFNTADNWLHFGLGVAMIVLGLVAAGSGRKAVSRKAAA; encoded by the coding sequence ATGAGTAATCGGACCAACCGGCCCGGCCGCACCGCCGTCCAATGGATCGCGATCGTGGTCGGAATTGTGTTTCTGCTGGTCGGCATCGCCGGATTCACGCCCGGATTGACCTCCGACTTCGGTGAAATGAGTTTCGCGGGACACGGTTCCCACGCGATGTTGCTGGGTCTGTTCCAGGTGTCGGTGTTGCACAACATCGTTCATCTGGCATACGGAGTCGCCGGTATCGCGTTGTCCGGAACGGTCGGCCGCGCTCGGCTGTTCCTGGTGGGTGGCGGTGTCATCTATCTGGCGTTGTGGCTGTACGGACTGGTGATTGATTTGGGTACGGCGGCGAACTTCGTACCGTTCAACACCGCCGACAACTGGCTTCACTTCGGCCTCGGCGTCGCGATGATCGTGCTCGGCTTGGTGGCCGCCGGCAGCGGCCGCAAGGCGGTGAGCAGGAAGGCGGCCGCCTGA
- a CDS encoding MFS transporter, with the protein MTSSSVATPVAHRRFALVLLCFVQFMLVLDDTVVSVALPSVREDLGFTGADLPWVVNAYFLAFGGLLLLFGRGADLWGRRRVFLIGVAVFGLASLVCGAAQEPWQLVAGRFVQGAGAAMASPAALSLITRLYSEADERAKALGVWGGIAGLGGTMGLVISGILTDFLDWRWIFWINLPIAALTVLLLHRVTGESRAEERTRLDIRGALTATGAVGLVVYGLLRAGETGWNDVVVGGAIAVGAVLAGIFVVNELRTTNPLVPLSFMKSRVRLVANVASLLFSAAFFAMAFLLMIHIQTVLGYRPFEAAVAYLPFGGGILVGIWLSARAVIRLGVRWTITMSFAISAVGLLLLALAAGADSYLTGLLPGLVVTSVGCGLGHPALAVAAVTGTTNEDAGLGSAILTSVQQIGGAVGLSVLVTVAARYTAAVADTVGSRDAAIAGFSLAIVIAAGLLVLGAILTASLLRTGPSTARTAEPVRS; encoded by the coding sequence ATGACCTCGTCGTCGGTCGCGACCCCCGTAGCCCATCGCCGATTCGCCCTGGTGCTTCTGTGTTTCGTGCAGTTCATGCTGGTTCTGGACGACACCGTCGTCAGCGTCGCGTTGCCCAGCGTCCGAGAGGATCTCGGATTCACCGGTGCCGACCTCCCATGGGTGGTCAACGCGTACTTCCTCGCCTTCGGCGGACTACTTCTGTTGTTTGGTCGTGGTGCCGACCTCTGGGGGCGCCGACGAGTCTTCCTCATCGGAGTCGCGGTCTTCGGTCTCGCCAGTCTGGTCTGCGGCGCGGCGCAGGAGCCCTGGCAGCTCGTGGCCGGTCGCTTCGTTCAGGGAGCGGGCGCGGCCATGGCCAGCCCGGCCGCGTTGTCATTGATCACCCGCCTGTATTCGGAGGCCGACGAGCGCGCGAAGGCGCTGGGCGTATGGGGCGGCATCGCGGGACTGGGCGGAACCATGGGCCTGGTGATCTCGGGAATCCTGACCGATTTCCTGGACTGGCGGTGGATCTTCTGGATCAATCTGCCCATTGCGGCCTTGACCGTCCTACTGCTGCACCGCGTCACCGGCGAAAGCCGCGCCGAGGAACGAACCCGGTTGGACATCCGCGGTGCGTTGACCGCGACCGGTGCGGTCGGACTCGTGGTCTACGGACTCCTGCGGGCCGGCGAGACGGGATGGAACGACGTCGTCGTCGGCGGGGCGATCGCGGTTGGCGCGGTGTTGGCGGGCATCTTCGTCGTGAACGAGTTGCGCACGACTAATCCGTTGGTGCCGTTGAGTTTCATGAAGTCCCGAGTACGTCTCGTGGCCAATGTGGCCTCGCTGCTGTTCTCGGCCGCCTTCTTCGCGATGGCGTTCCTCCTCATGATTCACATCCAGACCGTCCTCGGCTATCGACCCTTCGAAGCCGCCGTCGCGTACCTGCCGTTCGGAGGCGGAATCCTCGTCGGTATCTGGCTGTCGGCTCGGGCGGTGATCCGGTTGGGTGTCCGTTGGACGATCACCATGTCGTTCGCGATCAGCGCGGTGGGCCTGCTGCTGTTGGCCCTGGCGGCGGGCGCCGATTCCTACCTCACCGGTCTGCTGCCCGGTCTGGTCGTCACCAGTGTCGGTTGTGGACTGGGGCACCCTGCTCTGGCGGTCGCGGCGGTAACCGGTACGACCAATGAGGACGCCGGACTGGGTTCGGCCATCCTCACCTCGGTGCAACAGATCGGTGGGGCCGTCGGATTGTCGGTTCTGGTGACCGTGGCCGCTCGGTACACGGCGGCCGTGGCCGACACCGTCGGCTCGCGAGACGCCGCTATCGCAGGGTTCTCGTTGGCGATCGTCATCGCCGCCGGATTGCTCGTCCTCGGTGCGATTCTCACCGCGTCGCTGCTGAGGACGGGGCCTTCGACGGCGAGAACCGCCGAACCCGTGCGGTCCTGA
- a CDS encoding helix-turn-helix domain-containing protein codes for MARVTEAFVEPVPPGAGAVVVGSFPLSSGEWIPAHVHPQHHQLAWTRRGVLGVAVGDTHWVLPPTRALWLPAGVAHRTGATREALLYSLYLDAEHCRLEWTEPTPVGVGGLLANLIAYLHRGDLTEDARSRAEDLLPDLLHPLPTIPIDVPEAVEERVRAVADALLANPGDPRKLEAHARAVGTSRRTLTRLFVEDTGMSFDRWRTNVRLRAGLTMLAEGRSVSRVARAVGYTTASAFVAAFRRTVGTTPRRYLDGADPLGG; via the coding sequence ATGGCGAGGGTGACCGAAGCCTTCGTGGAACCCGTGCCGCCGGGAGCCGGCGCCGTCGTCGTCGGCAGCTTTCCGTTGTCATCGGGGGAGTGGATACCGGCGCACGTCCATCCGCAACATCACCAGTTGGCGTGGACCAGGCGCGGCGTGCTCGGTGTGGCCGTCGGTGACACCCACTGGGTGCTGCCGCCGACTCGGGCGTTGTGGCTGCCCGCCGGGGTCGCGCATCGAACCGGGGCGACCCGCGAAGCCCTGCTGTACAGCCTCTATCTGGACGCGGAGCACTGTCGTCTCGAATGGACCGAACCGACGCCGGTCGGCGTGGGTGGGCTGCTGGCCAACCTGATCGCGTACCTTCACCGCGGCGACCTCACCGAGGATGCCCGGTCGCGGGCGGAGGACCTGCTGCCTGATCTGCTCCATCCCCTGCCGACGATTCCGATCGACGTACCCGAGGCCGTCGAGGAACGCGTTCGCGCCGTCGCGGACGCGCTGCTGGCCAACCCGGGCGATCCGCGCAAACTGGAGGCCCACGCCCGAGCGGTGGGCACCAGCAGGCGGACGCTCACCCGGCTCTTCGTCGAGGACACCGGGATGAGTTTCGACCGGTGGCGAACCAACGTCCGACTTCGAGCGGGCCTGACGATGCTGGCCGAGGGCCGATCGGTGTCCCGGGTCGCGCGCGCGGTGGGCTATACGACGGCGAGCGCCTTCGTTGCGGCATTCCGTCGAACGGTCGGCACGACGCCCCGCCGCTACCTCGACGGCGCCGACCCCCTCGGTGGGTGA